In one Ralstonia pickettii genomic region, the following are encoded:
- the tssG gene encoding type VI secretion system baseplate subunit TssG has translation MRTPQRRIDPGVIRRLLQQPHRYQFFQAVRLLEQLFAREGGMAPEQALATRLSFRNTLSLSFPPSELQHIEAEGITAEMLETDAAFIAALEEGALDSLAITPTFFGMLGGQGALPLRYTEIVAERESLWRDRAARAFFDIFSNRATALFYLAWKKYRLPFQYEVDSTKHYLPLLLSLAGAADKTLRRDLSTTPGPILDEALAGYATAIRHRPVSAAYLQRMLSDYFQAPMRVEQFVGGWYRVPASQYTRLGSTNNALGATALAGGRVWQRDLRVRLWVGPLERAQYRNFLPGASGALALRKMLTILCGTTLEFEIKLILRQQDVTGSTLDNSNDGRLGWDTFLCSRPAQQDRSDAQYTLAPLH, from the coding sequence ATGCGCACCCCGCAGCGGCGAATCGATCCTGGTGTGATCCGGCGGCTGCTCCAGCAGCCGCACCGGTACCAGTTCTTCCAGGCCGTGCGCCTGCTGGAGCAGCTGTTTGCGCGCGAAGGCGGCATGGCGCCCGAGCAGGCACTGGCCACGCGCCTGAGCTTTCGCAACACGCTGTCGCTGTCGTTTCCGCCCAGCGAGCTGCAGCATATCGAGGCTGAGGGCATTACCGCCGAGATGCTCGAAACCGACGCCGCGTTCATCGCTGCACTGGAAGAGGGCGCGCTCGATTCGCTGGCGATCACGCCCACGTTCTTCGGCATGCTGGGCGGCCAAGGTGCCTTGCCGCTGCGCTACACCGAAATCGTGGCCGAGCGCGAAAGCCTCTGGCGCGACCGCGCTGCACGTGCGTTCTTCGACATCTTCTCGAACCGGGCAACGGCGCTGTTCTACCTGGCGTGGAAGAAATACCGCCTGCCGTTCCAGTACGAAGTCGACAGCACCAAGCATTACCTGCCGCTGCTGCTGTCGCTGGCGGGGGCGGCTGACAAGACGCTGCGCCGCGATCTTTCCACCACGCCGGGGCCCATCCTGGACGAAGCGCTGGCCGGTTATGCCACGGCGATCCGGCATCGGCCAGTGTCTGCGGCATACCTGCAGCGCATGCTGTCGGATTACTTCCAGGCGCCGATGCGGGTTGAGCAGTTTGTGGGCGGGTGGTATCGCGTGCCGGCGTCGCAGTACACGCGGCTGGGCAGCACCAACAACGCGCTGGGCGCCACGGCGTTGGCGGGCGGGCGGGTGTGGCAGCGCGACCTGCGCGTGCGCCTGTGGGTCGGGCCGCTCGAGCGTGCGCAATACCGCAATTTTCTGCCGGGTGCATCAGGTGCGCTGGCGCTGCGCAAGATGTTGACCATCCTGTGCGGCACCACGCTCGAGTTCGAAATCAAGCTGATCCTGCGCCAGCAGGACGTGACCGGCAGCACGCTGGACAACAGCAACGACGGGCGCCTGGGCTGGGACACCTTCCTGTGTTCCCGCCCCGCGCAGCAGGACCGCAGCGATGCGCAATACACGCTCGCG
- the tssF gene encoding type VI secretion system baseplate subunit TssF, which yields MEELLPYYERELAFLRRYSRDFAERYPKIAGRLAMSGDGCDDPHVERMIESFAFLTARVSKKLDDDYPEFTEALLEVLYPHYLRPFPSCSVAHFDVRGVAAQLSAPVTIARGTFLTTRMVRKVECRFRTAYDVTFAPVRVAAATFERAVSAPAAVQLPKGATGSIAITLEYVGERGGFESLPLDKLRVYMDGEPSFVAALGDALFLHTAAGYVEAERAGVWKRLISVPLHEVGFTEDESLIDCPARSHPAYRLLTEHFSFAEKFNFFDIDLAALRRGLTPGVPVRRLTLHLVLKDVRSDSHAARLLENLQPEHLRLHCTPVVNLFQQKADPIRIEHTASAYPVVADSRRAHGFDIYSIDNVQLVRETTAHEKVTEFRPFYSLHHGEEPGRAGHYWLARRNELIAQRSPGFETEISIVDTQFDPASPQTDTLSLTVTCTNRDLPSTLAFGQPDGDLSMEGSSIARNITFLRKPTPSMRFGGGRAAQWRLISLLALNHLSLVQNGLPTLKEMLRLHDLPRNAISARQIEGIVALDYQPATQWLAGKPFATFVRGLEVRLTLDEDAFVGTGMHRFIRVLDHFFGLYVHMNSFVQLIAVSRRTGKELVKCAPRSGESILV from the coding sequence ATGGAAGAGCTGCTGCCCTATTACGAACGAGAACTGGCCTTCCTGCGCCGGTACTCGCGCGACTTCGCCGAGCGGTATCCGAAGATCGCCGGCCGCCTCGCCATGTCGGGCGACGGCTGCGACGATCCGCATGTCGAGCGGATGATCGAATCGTTTGCCTTCCTGACCGCACGGGTCAGCAAGAAGCTCGACGACGACTACCCCGAATTTACCGAGGCGCTGCTGGAAGTGCTGTATCCGCACTACCTGCGGCCCTTTCCATCGTGTTCCGTGGCGCATTTCGATGTCCGCGGCGTCGCGGCGCAACTGAGCGCGCCGGTCACGATTGCGCGCGGCACGTTCCTCACCACACGCATGGTGCGCAAGGTCGAATGCCGCTTCCGCACCGCATACGACGTCACGTTTGCGCCGGTGCGCGTTGCCGCGGCGACGTTCGAGCGCGCGGTGTCTGCGCCGGCCGCTGTGCAACTGCCCAAAGGCGCGACCGGCTCGATCGCCATCACGCTGGAATACGTGGGCGAGCGCGGCGGTTTCGAATCGCTGCCGCTGGACAAGCTGCGTGTCTACATGGACGGCGAGCCGTCCTTCGTGGCTGCGCTAGGGGATGCGCTGTTCCTGCACACGGCGGCCGGATATGTGGAAGCCGAACGCGCAGGCGTGTGGAAGCGTCTGATTTCCGTGCCGTTGCACGAAGTCGGTTTTACAGAAGACGAATCCCTGATCGATTGCCCGGCACGCTCGCACCCGGCCTATCGGCTGTTGACCGAGCACTTCAGCTTTGCCGAGAAATTCAACTTTTTCGACATCGACCTGGCCGCATTGCGACGTGGCCTGACGCCGGGTGTGCCGGTGCGCCGTCTGACGTTGCATCTGGTGCTGAAAGACGTGCGCAGCGATTCGCACGCCGCGCGTCTGCTCGAGAACTTGCAGCCCGAGCACCTGCGCCTGCATTGCACGCCCGTGGTCAATCTGTTCCAGCAGAAGGCCGATCCGATTCGCATCGAACATACGGCCAGCGCTTATCCGGTCGTGGCAGACAGCCGGCGCGCGCACGGCTTTGATATCTACTCCATCGACAACGTGCAACTGGTGCGTGAAACCACGGCGCACGAGAAGGTGACGGAGTTCCGGCCGTTCTACTCCCTGCATCACGGCGAGGAGCCCGGCCGCGCGGGGCATTACTGGCTGGCACGCCGCAACGAACTGATCGCACAGCGCAGCCCGGGTTTCGAAACGGAAATCTCCATCGTCGATACGCAGTTCGACCCCGCCAGCCCGCAGACCGACACGCTGAGCCTGACCGTCACCTGCACGAACCGTGATTTGCCTTCGACGCTGGCGTTTGGCCAGCCGGATGGCGATCTGTCGATGGAAGGCAGTTCCATCGCCCGCAACATCACCTTCCTGCGCAAGCCGACGCCGTCGATGCGGTTTGGCGGCGGGCGCGCGGCGCAGTGGCGGTTGATCTCGTTGCTGGCGCTCAACCATCTGTCGCTTGTGCAGAACGGTCTGCCGACGCTGAAAGAGATGCTGCGCCTGCACGACCTGCCGCGCAATGCGATCTCGGCGCGGCAGATCGAAGGCATCGTCGCGCTCGATTACCAACCGGCGACGCAGTGGCTGGCCGGCAAGCCGTTCGCCACCTTCGTGCGCGGCTTGGAGGTTCGCCTCACGCTGGATGAAGACGCCTTTGTTGGCACCGGCATGCACCGGTTCATCCGTGTGCTGGACCACTTCTTCGGCCTGTACGTCCACATGAACAGCTTTGTGCAGTTGATTGCGGTCTCGCGCCGCACCGGCAAGGAATTGGTCAAATGCGCACCCCGCAGCGGCGAATCGATCCTGGTGTGA
- the tssE gene encoding type VI secretion system baseplate subunit TssE yields the protein MKGFEPSLLDKLFDDEPHAPMPTALRQLSLEELKSTVARDIESLLNTRIVLEEEDLHGLPECKRSLLTYGLNDFSGLSLASFYDRNYICQSLTKAIERHEPRLQHVNVSLEINERATNALCFGISAVLLVGPAREPVSFDAMLQPSTLRYSVSRGRG from the coding sequence ATGAAAGGCTTCGAACCCAGCCTGCTCGACAAGCTCTTCGACGACGAGCCGCATGCGCCCATGCCCACGGCATTGCGCCAGCTCTCGCTTGAAGAACTCAAGAGCACCGTGGCACGCGACATTGAATCCTTGCTCAACACGCGCATCGTGTTGGAAGAAGAGGATTTGCACGGCTTGCCCGAATGCAAGCGGTCGCTGCTTACGTATGGCCTGAACGATTTTTCCGGCCTGAGCCTGGCCAGTTTCTACGACCGCAACTACATCTGCCAGTCGCTCACCAAGGCGATCGAGCGGCACGAGCCGCGTTTGCAGCATGTGAATGTGTCGCTGGAAATCAATGAACGCGCGACCAATGCCTTGTGCTTTGGGATCAGCGCAGTGCTGCTGGTGGGGCCCGCACGCGAGCCCGTGAGTTTTGACGCCATGCTGCAACCGTCGACGCTGCGGTATTCCGTGTCACGCGGACGCGGCTGA
- a CDS encoding Hcp family type VI secretion system effector, producing the protein MKDIYVKFDSPAIKGESQDKDHKDWIEINSWSQAISQPRSATASTAGGHTAERCEHRDMVFTKDLDVVSPLLYQHASGGTTFGEVTIEFFRADGEGNRVKYLEVKLKNAILSEVDSQVVAQGIPTDTFSLRYAAVQWKYTQQKSAGGQGGNSQGAWSLTKNDKTYSV; encoded by the coding sequence ATGAAGGATATCTACGTCAAGTTCGACAGCCCGGCAATCAAGGGGGAGTCGCAAGACAAGGATCACAAGGACTGGATCGAAATCAACAGCTGGTCGCAGGCCATCAGCCAACCGCGTTCGGCCACAGCTTCGACCGCCGGCGGCCACACGGCTGAGCGTTGCGAGCACCGCGACATGGTCTTCACGAAGGATCTGGACGTCGTCAGCCCGCTGCTGTACCAGCACGCTTCGGGCGGCACGACCTTCGGTGAAGTGACCATCGAATTCTTCCGCGCAGACGGCGAAGGCAACCGCGTGAAGTACCTCGAAGTCAAGCTGAAGAACGCCATCCTGAGCGAAGTCGATTCGCAAGTGGTGGCCCAGGGCATCCCGACCGACACGTTCAGCCTGCGCTACGCCGCTGTGCAATGGAAGTACACGCAGCAGAAGAGCGCCGGCGGCCAAGGCGGCAATTCGCAAGGCGCCTGGAGCCTCACCAAGAACGACAAGACCTACTCGGTTTAA